A genomic window from Oryctolagus cuniculus chromosome 12, mOryCun1.1, whole genome shotgun sequence includes:
- the LOC127487727 gene encoding uncharacterized protein isoform X3: MSFTSQISCSTQTVTGAVSTIKFFLSEAYLGQHFEIVELSDREPEPGDLFLFRMMSPLRDFWCGAHVGVYCGRGEIIHFEGRSSGGFGLDSVVRSSEGVVCKQGQRPLLRSRLLWRVLRRRGGVDRALLERRVREAMDADPPVYHPTRSNCVHFALSLIHPEGDPGSLVSMDMDLTVD; this comes from the exons ATGAGCTTCACCTCCCAG ATCTCCTGCTCAACCCAG ACCGTGACTGGGGCAGTCAGCACCATTAAGTTCTTCCTCTCTGAGGCTTACCTGGGTCAGCACTTTGAGATTGTGGAGCTGAGCGACAGGGAGCCGGAGCCTGGAGACCTCTTCCTGTTCAGGATGATGTCCCCCTTGCGAGACTTTTGGTGCGGGGCCCACGTGGGTGTATACTGTGGCCGTGGAGAGATCATCCACTTTGAGG GCAGGAGCTCCGGCGGCTTCGGGTTGGACTCCGTAGTGCGCTCCTCCGAAGGCGTGGTGTGCAAACAGGGCCAGCGCCCGCTGCTGCGCTCCCGCCTGCTCTGGCGTGTGCTAAGGCGGCGCGGCGGCGTGGACCGCGCGCTGTTGGAGCGCCGCGTCCGCGAGGCCATGGACGCCGACCCGCCTGTCTATCACCCCACGCGCAGCAACTGCGTGCACTTTGCTCTGAGCCTGATCCACCCGGAAGGGGACCCCGGCAGCTTG gTGTCTATGGACATGGACCTAACCGTGGACTAG
- the LOC127487727 gene encoding uncharacterized protein isoform X1, with protein MGLSVLCPAFQRRPTGRSGEPHLDTEPHSHSDTVCGGRRGRVVTAAFSPQMSFTSQISCSTQTVTGAVSTIKFFLSEAYLGQHFEIVELSDREPEPGDLFLFRMMSPLRDFWCGAHVGVYCGRGEIIHFEGRSSGGFGLDSVVRSSEGVVCKQGQRPLLRSRLLWRVLRRRGGVDRALLERRVREAMDADPPVYHPTRSNCVHFALSLIHPEGDPGSLVSMDMDLTVD; from the exons ATGGGCCTCTCGGTCCTGTGCCCGGCGTTCCAGCGCAGGCCCACAGGCAGGAGTGGAGAGCCACACTTGGACACAGAGCCACACAGCCACTCAGACACGGTGTGCGGCGGGAGGAGGGGCCGGGTGGTGACAGCTGCTTTTTCTCCCCAGATGAGCTTCACCTCCCAG ATCTCCTGCTCAACCCAG ACCGTGACTGGGGCAGTCAGCACCATTAAGTTCTTCCTCTCTGAGGCTTACCTGGGTCAGCACTTTGAGATTGTGGAGCTGAGCGACAGGGAGCCGGAGCCTGGAGACCTCTTCCTGTTCAGGATGATGTCCCCCTTGCGAGACTTTTGGTGCGGGGCCCACGTGGGTGTATACTGTGGCCGTGGAGAGATCATCCACTTTGAGG GCAGGAGCTCCGGCGGCTTCGGGTTGGACTCCGTAGTGCGCTCCTCCGAAGGCGTGGTGTGCAAACAGGGCCAGCGCCCGCTGCTGCGCTCCCGCCTGCTCTGGCGTGTGCTAAGGCGGCGCGGCGGCGTGGACCGCGCGCTGTTGGAGCGCCGCGTCCGCGAGGCCATGGACGCCGACCCGCCTGTCTATCACCCCACGCGCAGCAACTGCGTGCACTTTGCTCTGAGCCTGATCCACCCGGAAGGGGACCCCGGCAGCTTG gTGTCTATGGACATGGACCTAACCGTGGACTAG
- the LOC127487727 gene encoding uncharacterized protein isoform X2, whose product MFAAKVAGLGRRGLCWGPDLTQAFLFLQISCSTQTVTGAVSTIKFFLSEAYLGQHFEIVELSDREPEPGDLFLFRMMSPLRDFWCGAHVGVYCGRGEIIHFEGRSSGGFGLDSVVRSSEGVVCKQGQRPLLRSRLLWRVLRRRGGVDRALLERRVREAMDADPPVYHPTRSNCVHFALSLIHPEGDPGSLVSMDMDLTVD is encoded by the exons ATGTTTGCGGCTAAGGTTGCTGGACTTGGGAGGAGAGGCCTGTGCTGGGGTCCAGATCTCACCCAGGCTTTCTTGTTTCTTCAGATCTCCTGCTCAACCCAG ACCGTGACTGGGGCAGTCAGCACCATTAAGTTCTTCCTCTCTGAGGCTTACCTGGGTCAGCACTTTGAGATTGTGGAGCTGAGCGACAGGGAGCCGGAGCCTGGAGACCTCTTCCTGTTCAGGATGATGTCCCCCTTGCGAGACTTTTGGTGCGGGGCCCACGTGGGTGTATACTGTGGCCGTGGAGAGATCATCCACTTTGAGG GCAGGAGCTCCGGCGGCTTCGGGTTGGACTCCGTAGTGCGCTCCTCCGAAGGCGTGGTGTGCAAACAGGGCCAGCGCCCGCTGCTGCGCTCCCGCCTGCTCTGGCGTGTGCTAAGGCGGCGCGGCGGCGTGGACCGCGCGCTGTTGGAGCGCCGCGTCCGCGAGGCCATGGACGCCGACCCGCCTGTCTATCACCCCACGCGCAGCAACTGCGTGCACTTTGCTCTGAGCCTGATCCACCCGGAAGGGGACCCCGGCAGCTTG gTGTCTATGGACATGGACCTAACCGTGGACTAG